CAAGGACATGGGGAGCACATCGGTCCGGGAGGCAGCCAGGACGACCCCTACACCATCGGCTTTCTGGCCCGCATCTGCCCCGAAAAGGGGCTGCACCTGCTGGCCGATTCCTTCCGCATCCTGGCCGGCAAGCTGGGCCGGCAGCGCGTCCGCCTGCGGGCGGCGGGATGGCTGGGCGAGAAAGACAGGCCCTACTTGCAGGAAGTCGAGCAGAAGCTCGAGACCTGGGGACTTTCCCAACGCTGGGACTACGCGGGAGAAGTCGACCGCAGCCAGAAGATCGAGTTCCTGAGCGGACTCGACGTGCTCTGCGTCCCCACCGTCTACCGCGAGCCCAAGGGACTGTTCGCGCTGGAGGCCCTGGCTAACGGCGTCCCCCTGGTGCTGCCCCGCCACGGCTCTTTGCCGGAACTGATCGAAGCCACCCGCGGCGGCTTGCTGGTCGAGCCCAACGACCCCGAGTCCATCGCCGAGGGGCTGGAGACCCTCTACCGCGACCCGGCGCGGCGGGAGGTGATGGCCCGCCAAGGGCGCCTGGCCGTTCACCAATCCTACTCGGACCGCACCATGGCCGAAAACACGGTGAAGGTCTTCCAGCGGTTTGTGGATTGATCTCCACCAGTGCATCGCCAAAATCTTTTGAGCAATCGTGTGGATTGAAATTGGATATACATAAGCCTCTTGCGTGAAAGCTTGATTTGAGGCACTCTAGGCAAGTAGATCGTTTTCCTACTCATTCGACTCGCGCCGCAGAAGCTCGCTACGCTAGGGAGCGCAATGCCGAAGCGATGTCCTCAACAAAAGGGAGAAGTCATGAAGTTGTTTAAGTGTCTCACAGGAGTGCTCGTCGCGCTCACCCTCTGTGCCGGTCTGGCCGCTCAGGGAATGATGGGCGACCAGGTGGCCATGCACTTCCAGATCACGCCCAAGGCTGGAATGCACCAGCAGTTCGAAACCGCGCTCAAGGCCCATGCCAACTGGCGCAAAGAGCAGGGAGATCCCTGGCAATGGTATGTGATGCAGGTGGTGACCGGCGCAGACCATGGCGACTACATCATCCGCAGTGCGGAGATGGCCTGGGCCGACCTGGACAATTATGAGTTCCGCGACAAGGGCACAGCCCATTTCAACACCACGGTGGGACCCTTCATCGAATCGGTGAACAGCTCCATCACCGCCGCCAACCGTGCCGTCTCCAACTGGCCCGAAGACCTGATACCCAGACTCGTCATGGTGGAGGCCTTCCACTTGAAGCCGGGCAAAGCGCGCCAGTTCTGGGAAACCGTGGCTAAGGCCCACAGTGCCTTTGAAGGCCGCATGGGGCCCTACGAGTGGGCCACCACCATGATCGGCCAAGGGGCCGGCGGAGGAAGCGCCGTTCTGGTGCTGCCCAAGCAGAACTGGGCTGAAATGAAGCCCCGCAACATGGAGATGATGGGCTACCTGCAGGAAGCCTACGGGGAGGAGGGCACCATGGAGCTGATGAGTCAGTTCGACGAGTGCATCACCGGCGTGGAGAGCATGGTGGTCGCCGTGCGTCCCGACCTCAGCATCTTCCAGATGCCGTAGTGCAGTTCGTCAGAAGTTTCCAGCCACCCTGTTGCGTTATTCCACGCTTTTCAGCGTTCGGACCTTGGCTGTCTGAAACCCAGGGTGGCGCCACCGTCTCGCTTGCGCTCGTCGGGGCTGACCCTGGGCTGGCGAATCGCTCCCTTTCAGGGAGCCCGGACTTGACTTTCAACAAAGTCGCTGCCTGCCCTCCGAAGCCTTGCCCTGCCCTCCATAGCCTTTGGCGAAGGAGGGGCTTGCAGGGACGGGAAACGGAGGGCCCTGGCTCAGGATTTGTGACCGGCGGCCATAGCGACGGCGCGGCTCCAGTTTGGAAGTCGGTTATTGGAAGTTGGAAGTTGCGAAGCGACAGCTTCGCTTAGCGGTCCTCTTTGAGGGCGGGCAGTAGAGGTGTTTTGAGAGCCTGGCGGACGGCGGCGGTGCTGGCCAGCAGGCCCACCGCGAAAATGGCCGCCAGGGTCATGAGCAGGCTTATCCAGGGTATGGAGTGGGCGTGGGTGATGGCTTGAGGCGCCACCGCCAGCAGCGCTGAAAGCGTCCCCAGTCCCAGTCCCAGCACCAGCAGGAAAGCCGTCTCATTGAAGATGACCCTGCCCAGAAAGCCGGGACGGAAGCCGAAGGCCCGCAGCGTGGCCAACTCCTTGCGGCGCTCCAACACGTTGCGGGTCAAGATGACGGCCAGTCCGATGGTTCCCAGCAGCAGGCCCAGTCCGCCCAGGGTCTGGAAGGTCGACAGGTAGGTGTTCTGCACCGCGTGGAAATCGGCCAGCTTCTGGCGGCTGGTGGTGGCGTCGAATCCGTAAGGAGCCAAGGCCGATTCCATGGCCTGTGAGATGTCCTCCGTCCCTTCAGAGGGGGCCTCGATGAGGAAATATTGGTGTCCGTCGCGGGAGGGAAAGCGCTGCAGGAAGTGCTCCTCGGAGATGAGCAGTTCGGACTGGAAGATGCTGGTCTGCAGCAGCCCTACGATCTTGAGGCGGATGCTGTTGCCTTCCTCATCCTGTAGCGGAATCTCGCCGCCCAGGGGGACTTTGAGGATCCAGGTGGCCGAGTTGGCGTCGGCGAAGGCCGGCACCACGTCATCGCCCAGGTCCTGCTCCAGCAGCGTCCAGGGATTTTCGGGAGAACTCCCGTCACTCTCCGCCGTTGCCTGAAAGCTGAAGCCTCCCCGCCGGATGAGGCTGTCGGGAACCCCCAGCAGGCGGGGGCGTTGAGGCTTGTAGAGATTGAGGCAGGAGGCGTCCTCGCCCGGACGCAGGCGAAAGGCGTAAACCGTGGCCTCCTCCATCAGGTCGAGCTGGGGATCGGCGAATCCCAGATCGAAGAGCGCCTCTTGGTCGTTGAGGTTGCGATGGATGGGTACGTCGGAGCGAGCCAGTAGAGGAAAGCCTCCGGCCCCGGAATCCATCTCCAGCACCTCTTCCCCGAAATCCTGGTGGAAGGCCCCCACCGCCACGATCATGAAGCAGGCCACCGCAACCAGCGAGGCGCTGAGCAAGCTGCGTCCCGGCGCCCGCGAGGTGTTGCGCAGGGCCAGCGGCAGGGCGATCTTCTGGGAGGCGCCGCCTCCCAGTACGGTGCTGCGGTAGGTGGTGCGGCACCAGATGGCGAAAAACCCCAGTCCCGAAATCAGCAGGCAGGCGCCCACCCCGAAAAACATGCCGGTGGCGGCCATGCCTTGGGCGAAAAAGGAAGCCGCCAACAAAAGCACTGCCAAGAGCAGGAAGATGGCGGCCGTCAGCTTGGCCGAGAGGCTGGGACCCTTTTGCTTGTGGATGGAGGTGACACCCCGCAAAAGCGCCGGAGCCGGAAGCTTGGACATGCGGCGCACGGCCTGCCAAATGCTCAAGACCACCACCAGCAGCGAAACGGCGAACCCGATCCCCAGGCTGAGATAGCCGACATGCAGATTGAGAAAGGGCGAACCGATGGCTTCCACCCACCAGGTACGCAGTCCGGCCAGCATGAGCCAGGCGTAGCCCAGCGCTCCGGCCAAACCCAAGAAGCCGCCCAGCACGGCCAGCACCAGTCCCTCGGCCAGGAACCGCTGCTGCACTTTTCCGGGCGTGTAGCCCACGGCCAGCAGCGTCCCCACTTCGGGCGCCCGCTGCTCGGCTCCCAGACGGAAGAGCAGGCCCACCAGCAGGGCCGAGGAGATGATCAGGAAGAAGCTGAAGCCCAGGAAGAGCTGCCCGAAATCGGTGGCTCCGGAGGAGGCTTGCAGGGCAGTGTGGCGGACGGGCTGGATGCTGAATCCGAAGGACTCGGGATTCAGGCGCTCGGTTAAGGCTTGCCGATAGGCTCGCAAGGCGGGCCAGTCGGACCCGTCTTCCTGGCCTTGCAAGCCGTCAGCCGGCGATTCGCCGGCCCCACTTTGGACGTCTGGAGGCGTTTCCGACCACTCCTCGGGCGGCAGGGCCACCCGTACGGCAGTCAGGTCGCCGAAGCGGGTCGTCCACAGCCGCTGTCCCTGAGCCAGCGAAAGGAAGGCCTTGGGCAAGGAACGGTAGCGGTCCCAGTATTCTTCGTCCTTCTCCCGGATCAAGCTCAGGTCGACGGGAAAGGTGGGATTCCACTCCGCCATGTTGTCGGCGTCGGCGATGCCCGGATACTCGGCTACCAGGTTGCGGTCGGCCGCCAACTCCGAGATGCGC
This window of the Acidobacteriota bacterium genome carries:
- a CDS encoding ABC transporter permease encodes the protein MLKALLYYWRTNLAVLLGCAVATAVLTGALVVGDSVKASLRSLALERLGDIDYAVVAPHLFRQQLAEDLASQEAFRRDFQRVAPALFMDGTAVHADSQSRASGVNVYGIDGRFQEFFGAEWDFTQQEGQFSPSVILNETLARELDASTGDAVLLSFQQLSDIHPETLLGGKDPDEVVERIRLQVKRIVPDRGLGRFGLRPNQNLPRNAFVALEVLQERLDQPGRANALVLQASPGQARQQPGGGEEAGGPPDFTALAGALDSAARLEDYGLKLTRHDRYASLESRQFVLSRRLSDAAVGAAQEVGLQTQPILSYLANKIEVDGRMLPYSTVTAIDAGHAAYQAERGPFGRWTTVDWKHAKPLEAGHIYLNTWAAEDLGASVGDEVRLTYYQVGQGDQLSEETVTLTLAGILRISELAADRNLVAEYPGIADADNMAEWNPTFPVDLSLIREKDEEYWDRYRSLPKAFLSLAQGQRLWTTRFGDLTAVRVALPPEEWSETPPDVQSGAGESPADGLQGQEDGSDWPALRAYRQALTERLNPESFGFSIQPVRHTALQASSGATDFGQLFLGFSFFLIISSALLVGLLFRLGAEQRAPEVGTLLAVGYTPGKVQQRFLAEGLVLAVLGGFLGLAGALGYAWLMLAGLRTWWVEAIGSPFLNLHVGYLSLGIGFAVSLLVVVLSIWQAVRRMSKLPAPALLRGVTSIHKQKGPSLSAKLTAAIFLLLAVLLLAASFFAQGMAATGMFFGVGACLLISGLGFFAIWCRTTYRSTVLGGGASQKIALPLALRNTSRAPGRSLLSASLVAVACFMIVAVGAFHQDFGEEVLEMDSGAGGFPLLARSDVPIHRNLNDQEALFDLGFADPQLDLMEEATVYAFRLRPGEDASCLNLYKPQRPRLLGVPDSLIRRGGFSFQATAESDGSSPENPWTLLEQDLGDDVVPAFADANSATWILKVPLGGEIPLQDEEGNSIRLKIVGLLQTSIFQSELLISEEHFLQRFPSRDGHQYFLIEAPSEGTEDISQAMESALAPYGFDATTSRQKLADFHAVQNTYLSTFQTLGGLGLLLGTIGLAVILTRNVLERRKELATLRAFGFRPGFLGRVIFNETAFLLVLGLGLGTLSALLAVAPQAITHAHSIPWISLLMTLAAIFAVGLLASTAAVRQALKTPLLPALKEDR